Proteins encoded within one genomic window of Bradyrhizobium sp. CB1717:
- a CDS encoding hybrid sensor histidine kinase/response regulator, with protein MDDLLREFLTETSESLDTVDNQLVKFEQEPNNAKILDNIFRLVHTIKGTCGFLGLPRLEALAHAGETLMGKFRDGMPVTAEAVTVILSSIDRIKEILAGLEATEAEPEGNDRDLIDKLEAMVEQGMAAMAAGAAPVAEAPPLAPEAPVAAAPAKEMTTGSLIEQTLERPLRPGEVSLDELERAFRETAIEAPVPAPVAKAEPAPAAEAPAPAAKEAAKPAKEKAAPKKSMADETASEGDRIANQSIRVNVDTLEHLMTMVSELVLTRNQLLEISRRNEDTEFKVPLQRLSNVTAELQEGVMKTRMQPIGNAWQKLPRIVRDLSSELGKQIELEMHGADTELDRQVLDLIKDPLTHMVRNSADHGLETPAERLASGKGEQGTIRLSAYHEGGHIIICIADNGRGLNTERIKAKAISSGLVTEAELEKMSEAQIHKFIFAPGFSTAAAITSVSGRGVGMDVVRTNIDQIGGTIDIKSVAGEGSSVTIKIPLTLAIVSALIVEAAGDRFAIPQLSVVELVRARANSEHRIERIKDTAVLRLRNKLLPLIHLKKLLKIDDGAASDPENGFIVVTQVGSQTFGIVVDGVFHTEEIVVKPMSTKLRHIDMFSGNTILGDGAVIMIIDPNGIAKALGAAGSSAHDMGDENGAHHIGSGEQTTSLLVFRAGSSQPKAVPLGLVTRLEELPADKIEFSNGRYMVQYREQLMPLVAMEGVTIASQGAQPILVFADDGRSMGLVVDEIIDIVEERLNIEVGGSSQGILGSAVIKGQATEVIDVGHFLPMAFADWFTRKEMKPSMHSQSVLLVDDSAFFRNMLAPVLKAAGYRVRTAPTAQEGLAALRAQSFDVILTDIEMPDMNGFEFAETIRSDNNLAATPIIGLSALVSPAAIERGRQAGFHDYVAKFDRPGLIAALKEQTAGAAGASELSRAAA; from the coding sequence ATGGATGATCTGTTGCGGGAGTTTTTGACGGAGACCAGCGAGAGCCTGGACACCGTCGACAATCAGCTGGTGAAGTTCGAGCAGGAGCCGAACAACGCCAAGATCCTGGATAACATCTTCCGCCTGGTCCACACCATCAAGGGCACCTGCGGCTTCCTCGGCCTGCCGCGGCTCGAAGCGCTGGCGCATGCCGGCGAGACGCTGATGGGCAAGTTTCGCGACGGCATGCCTGTGACCGCCGAAGCGGTGACGGTGATCCTGTCCTCGATCGACCGCATCAAGGAGATTCTGGCCGGGCTCGAGGCGACCGAAGCCGAGCCCGAGGGTAACGACCGCGACCTCATCGACAAGCTGGAAGCGATGGTCGAGCAGGGCATGGCCGCCATGGCGGCCGGTGCAGCTCCCGTTGCCGAAGCGCCGCCGCTGGCGCCGGAAGCACCAGTTGCCGCTGCGCCGGCCAAAGAGATGACCACGGGCTCGCTGATCGAGCAGACCCTGGAGCGTCCGCTGCGCCCGGGCGAAGTCTCGCTCGACGAGCTCGAGCGCGCGTTCCGCGAGACCGCGATCGAAGCGCCGGTCCCTGCGCCCGTCGCCAAGGCGGAGCCCGCACCCGCTGCTGAAGCGCCGGCCCCTGCCGCGAAGGAAGCCGCCAAGCCCGCCAAGGAAAAAGCCGCGCCGAAGAAGTCGATGGCCGACGAGACCGCGAGCGAGGGCGACCGCATCGCCAACCAGTCGATCCGCGTCAACGTGGATACGCTGGAGCATCTGATGACCATGGTCTCCGAGCTGGTGCTGACCCGCAACCAGCTGCTCGAGATCTCCCGCCGCAACGAGGACACCGAGTTCAAGGTGCCCTTGCAGCGCCTCTCCAACGTCACCGCCGAGCTGCAGGAAGGCGTCATGAAGACGCGCATGCAGCCGATCGGCAATGCCTGGCAGAAGCTGCCCCGCATCGTCCGCGACCTCTCGAGCGAACTCGGCAAGCAGATCGAGCTGGAGATGCACGGCGCCGACACCGAGCTCGACCGCCAGGTGCTCGACCTGATCAAGGACCCGCTCACCCACATGGTGCGCAACTCCGCCGATCATGGTCTTGAGACCCCCGCCGAGCGTTTGGCGAGCGGCAAGGGCGAGCAGGGCACCATTCGCCTGTCCGCCTATCACGAAGGCGGCCACATCATCATCTGCATCGCCGACAATGGCCGCGGCCTCAACACCGAGAGGATCAAGGCCAAGGCGATCTCCTCAGGTCTCGTCACCGAGGCCGAGCTCGAGAAGATGAGCGAAGCCCAGATCCACAAGTTCATCTTCGCGCCGGGCTTCTCGACCGCCGCCGCCATCACCTCGGTCTCGGGCCGCGGCGTCGGCATGGACGTGGTGCGCACCAATATCGACCAGATCGGCGGCACCATCGACATCAAGTCGGTGGCGGGTGAAGGCTCGAGCGTCACCATCAAGATCCCGCTGACGCTCGCCATCGTCTCGGCGCTGATCGTGGAGGCCGCCGGCGATCGCTTCGCCATTCCGCAGCTCTCGGTGGTCGAGCTGGTCCGCGCCCGCGCCAACTCCGAGCACCGCATCGAGCGCATCAAGGACACGGCGGTCCTCAGGTTGCGCAACAAGCTCTTGCCGCTGATCCACCTCAAGAAGCTCCTCAAGATCGACGACGGCGCGGCCAGCGATCCCGAGAACGGCTTCATCGTGGTGACGCAGGTCGGCAGCCAGACCTTCGGCATCGTCGTCGACGGCGTGTTCCACACCGAAGAGATCGTGGTCAAGCCGATGTCCACGAAACTCCGTCACATCGACATGTTCTCCGGCAACACCATTTTGGGCGATGGCGCGGTCATCATGATCATCGATCCCAACGGCATTGCCAAGGCGCTCGGCGCCGCCGGCTCCTCGGCCCATGACATGGGCGACGAGAACGGCGCGCACCACATCGGCTCGGGCGAGCAGACCACCTCGCTGCTCGTCTTCCGCGCCGGCTCGTCGCAGCCCAAGGCGGTCCCGCTCGGCCTCGTCACGCGCCTGGAAGAGCTGCCGGCCGACAAGATCGAGTTCTCCAACGGCCGCTACATGGTGCAGTACCGCGAGCAGCTGATGCCGCTGGTGGCCATGGAAGGCGTCACCATTGCCAGCCAGGGCGCCCAGCCGATCCTGGTGTTCGCCGACGACGGCCGCTCCATGGGCCTCGTCGTCGACGAGATCATCGACATCGTCGAGGAACGGCTCAACATCGAGGTCGGCGGCTCCAGCCAGGGCATTCTCGGCTCGGCCGTGATCAAGGGCCAGGCCACCGAGGTGATCGACGTCGGCCACTTCCTGCCGATGGCGTTCGCCGACTGGTTCACCCGCAAGGAGATGAAGCCGTCGATGCACTCGCAGTCGGTGCTCTTGGTCGACGACTCCGCATTCTTCCGCAACATGCTGGCGCCGGTGCTGAAGGCGGCCGGCTACCGCGTCCGCACCGCGCCGACCGCGCAGGAGGGCCTGGCTGCGCTGCGCGCGCAGAGCTTCGACGTGATCCTGACCGACATCGAGATGCCCGACATGAACGGGTTCGAGTTCGCCGAGACCATCCGCTCCGACAACAACCTCGCCGCGACGCCGATCATCGGCCTGTCGGCGCTGGTGTCGCCGGCGGCAATCGAGCGCGGCCGTCAGGCCGGCTTCCACGACTACGTCGCCAAGTTCGACCGTCCCGGTCTGATCGCGGCGCTGAAGGAGCAGACCGCAGGCGCCGCCGGCGCCTCCGAGCTGAGCCGGGCCGCGGCATAA
- a CDS encoding chemotaxis protein CheW: MTKKTQSSEGAMVEYVTAMIGGQLFGLPISRVQDVFMPERVTRVPLSSREIAGVLNLRGRIVTVVDMRSRLGLPRDEDGKTPMAVGVDLRGESYGLLIDQIGEVLRLPEAGMEENPVNLDPRMAKLAGGVHRLDGQLMVVLDVDRVLELAPEMMAA, translated from the coding sequence ATGACCAAGAAGACCCAGTCCAGCGAAGGCGCCATGGTCGAGTACGTCACCGCGATGATCGGCGGCCAGCTGTTCGGCCTGCCGATCTCCCGCGTCCAGGACGTGTTCATGCCCGAGCGCGTCACCCGCGTGCCCTTGTCCTCGCGCGAGATCGCGGGCGTCCTGAACCTGCGCGGCCGCATCGTCACCGTGGTCGACATGCGCTCGCGTCTCGGCCTGCCCAGGGACGAGGACGGCAAGACCCCGATGGCGGTCGGCGTCGATTTGCGCGGTGAATCCTATGGCCTGCTGATCGACCAGATCGGCGAGGTGCTGCGCCTGCCCGAGGCCGGCATGGAGGAGAACCCCGTCAACCTCGATCCCCGCATGGCCAAGCTCGCCGGCGGCGTCCACCGCCTTGACGGCCAGCTCATGGTCGTGCTCGACGTCGATCGCGTCCTCGAGCTCGCGCCCGAGATGATGGCGGCTTGA
- a CDS encoding response regulator, with protein sequence MRTCLVVDDSSVIRKVARRILEGLDFQILEAEDGEKALEACKRGLPDAVLLDWNMPVMDGYEFLGHLRRMPGGDQPKVVFCTTENDVAHIARALHAGANEYIMKPFDKDIVTAKFQEVGLI encoded by the coding sequence ATGCGAACTTGTCTCGTCGTTGATGATTCCAGCGTCATCCGCAAGGTTGCGCGCCGGATCCTGGAGGGCCTCGACTTCCAGATCCTCGAAGCCGAGGACGGTGAGAAGGCGCTGGAGGCCTGCAAGCGCGGACTGCCCGACGCGGTGCTGCTCGACTGGAACATGCCGGTCATGGATGGCTACGAGTTCCTCGGTCATCTCCGCCGCATGCCCGGCGGCGACCAGCCCAAGGTGGTGTTCTGCACCACCGAGAACGACGTTGCGCATATTGCACGTGCGCTGCACGCCGGCGCCAACGAGTACATCATGAAGCCGTTCGACAAGGACATCGTGACGGCGAAGTTCCAGGAAGTCGGACTTATCTGA